taagaaGGAGCAGGCTAGGATTACTTATATGTATAACCATGGTGTGATTAGGGTTCATGGACAAAGACCTCTCGACAACAACACATGGAGCCGTTTCGACCAAACATTTCCGGTTCAACATAATTGCGACGCAACTAAAATTCATGCCAAATTTAGCAATGGGATTCTTACCATTACAATACCAAAGAAATTCATCACATGGACTGCAACAGCCGAACCTGTTGCAACCACGGTCAAGCCGAAGCCACACAAAGTTCAAGAGGACCCAATTCCTTCAAAGCCGAGTTTGACAACACCGGCAGGCCCTCCGACAGACACCTCTTCGGATACAAAGGGTCGGGAAGTTATTTCTCAAACAGCTGCTGATTCTGCTCAAGGTGAACAACAAAGGGGCAAGACAAGTGCTCAggaagctgctgctgctgccgcGTTGAAGACAGAAAAGGCTACTTTCACTGCCAGAGATGAAAAAGAAATGGATGACAAGAATGGTCGTCCACCATTAGCTCCTCCGAAAGGCACTGCAGCTGAGACAAAAGCACAAGAGGATAAGGAGGTTGAGAAGAGGTTGATACCGTTGACTAGTCCGGAAACAAGCAAAGCCGAGACTAAGTCTGAAGAGGGTGGTCAGGATGGAAAGAGAGGAAAGGCTTCTGTCGAGAGTGTTTATCGAACGGGGGTTGAAAACAAGGATCAGAAAAAAGCAAAAGGGAAGGCTGAAGATGAAGGTTCTATTGCCGCACATGTGATGGCTGCTGCAAATGAGGGTATGAAAAATCTCGGAAGCaggatgaatgatgaagagaaGAAGATGTTGATCAATATGGGTGCAGCGATTCTAGTTCTTATCGCACTAGGTGCTTCTGCATCCTACAGTCTGTAGTCCTCTGGGAAAGGCAAAAACTAAGGCCGTCATATTTTCACATTCCATTACAAATCTTTTATTAGATACTACACAAACACATAAACAAGTATTACAGCTTTTACATTCATTTTACCACCTCAGATTTGAGatctattacaatctcatacaacatcttcaaaaaaaaattcttttatatttcacgtactattttatttcaatataatacatccgttataTTTTCCCGTTAAAAAttgatgtggctgccaaatttgtgcaaaaataataattttttatgcattaaaaatattataatattgatcctattataaaaaattaaaaacaaaaaacaccaACCTAGAAACCCATCCCCCGAcccttctccctctccttcactctcttcacctcccatCCCTTCTCTCTCCCCAGAGACCCACCAACTCATCCATCCTCGTTCGTCGTCTGTCCCATTTTCCCCTTCCATTTGTTCCCCTCCTCTCCCTTCCCAACCAAAACCACAACCCACTCCCCACTGCCAACCCGATCCGACCCGTTTCAACTCATCCCGAACCTCTCCACCTTCACCTCTCTGGTCCTATTCGACCCGCCCACAACGAGGATAATCCTAATCTCGCGGCCAAACAACTGTTGCTCAACCTCTTCAGGTTGTCTGCGCCCATTATTCTTGAATCTGGTTTATAttttccagtttttttttttttttgttgggtttcTACCGAATGGGGTTTTTTATTTGGGTTGTTTGATTTGGGGTTTTTGATATAGGTTTGATTTGGACTCTTACCTTCACCGGCctccatttattttatttttttaattttttttcgggATTAGGGTTGGGTGCATGTTGATATGGGGAGAGACaagggaggggaggtgaagagagtggaggagagggagaaggTAAGACATAGGTGGGTGGGCGGCCTGCGGTGGAGTTGAGGGGGAGGGGGGAGTTGCTGGGGAGGTGGGtatggggtggggtggggtggtgGCTTACGGGGGAGTTGGGAGTGGATGGGTTTctgggttgttttttttttttaattgggtaaattattataaaaattattttttgggtaaattacatagtagttCCTGAGGTTTGAGCTCTATTACAACcctatacaacatctttaaaacatttcacctTAACCGCAGAAAAAAGAACCGGCGAGGGTCGCTGACTGTGCGGGGAGGCCGGCGATGGTCCATTTAGGAATTTGCGGGTGTGGATTGAGggttttgggggtgggaaaTGTGGGTTTTAGGGTGCAGAGAGAAAAGTTGGGGGGTTTGGATTGTTGGACTTGATCAGCCAGGGAGGGAGAAGACGGGAAGCAGCAGAGAAATGCAGAGGGGGGGTTGCGGGTTTCTGGGTTTATTGCGGGGTAGGGGGTTTCTGGGTTTGCTTGCGGGGTGGGGGGTTGcggttttagtttttttttttttttttttttttttttttttagaaaattaaggtttaaaaaaaagttagcACGTGGCATctatttggcagccacgtgacataaatgtggtagccacgtcagcacttaacagatcaatggatgaaaaatgtaatagaaatattattttaaaataaaataatactcgaggtatgaaagtgaaatgttttaaagatgttgtatggggttgtaatagacctcaaacctgataggctactatgtaatttatccttttttttgtcACGTGATACAAATTTGGCAGTCACATCCGCGTGGATCTTATATTTGtcatgtcatcacttaacggtttacttaatacattttttaaaaattgacCCTACATctaatgtatgaaattgaaattgacccTACACCTGAGgaagtaaaatgtaatttatccaATTCACAAAGTTGTACAGTTGCCATTAATGAAATCTCACTTCTTCTCGACACCACTCTTTATACATTATTGTAAATAAAATTGTACAGTACCAAGACACAACGCCGAAGCACCGCGCGAACACTATTACCAGTCTTTACTAATTAATCATTTATCAAtgatcattttttgttttagacCTAAGCAATAAGatattttctttactttgatTTAGGTCAATGAAAATGTGACATGGTTTGAAGCCCACTTGGTTTGAATGGGCCACCTTATGTTGCCCGGCCCCATGAATTTTTCGTTTGCACAATTGGTTCCTTCTCACCCTCCCACTACAGTCAGTACAGGGTCAAATCCAAAGCCCACCCCAGGTTTCAATTCGATTCCTTCATGCAGGCTTGCAGACTCTTCCCATCCAATACAAATTGGGGTTGTCCAATCTACacatcattttcaattttcggTAGTCGAatcgaataaattaaaaaaaattaacagacaaaaattaacaagaaccgtgtgagaagtaaaaataaatatgtgaaTAGCACCATTGAACACTATTAACACAGATTCATGCAAATGTGTTTAAGTATGACCTATGAAGCACATATACAGTGGCATAATAcaataaatttgtaaaaaataggATATGATACGATATAAAATCGcttattaaattatatattaataatataaattttattGGAGGTTAACAAAATATCACTTGCCGAAAATTAGAGCAGTTTACAATAACGTCTttgtaaaaagaaaatgaaagaagtGAGGAAGATAAAACCCTAATTGGTGGGTAAGGGCAACCAACCaactttagttttagtttgcAGGTGAGGTTATACCTCGTACAACACCAAGGGACGCTTGAAATTGTAAAACACCACAAAGCCAAAGCAACCAAAAAGGAATATTGGAAGAGGAATAGTCCCACTAATAAGAAACCTCTACTCCCCAACCCCCCCCATATAAATTGTCACGCAGGCCACCCAACATTTCCTAcaagaaacccaaaaccaagcaCCAATAATCCGGTCTTTAACAAAAGGCAGGCAAacaggagagagaaagagaaagagagagagagagagatgtctaTGGGACATCGAGAGGGAGAGATGCCTATGACCCGCCCAAGACAATCCCATCGTCCCATTTATGAAGATTTCCAGCCCCACTTTGAATTGAAGGAAGAGCAGCAagctcacattgtacaagttcATCTGCCTGGTCTCTTACTTTTCTCTTCCTACTTTCTTTCCTTACCTGACTCTCTACTCATGTTGGGCGCTTGTATGGAATTGCTTCTTTATAAAACATTTTTGCTCATTAGCACTTTTAGTAAAAGCGTTTTTATTAGAAGCACgtcaaaattttttattaaattgcaAGTGCTTTTTTGAATCCAAAAACACTTCTTAACTTTTTCTGCCAAACATGATCATAACCGCTTTTGATGATTTGAAAGcggtttttagttattttaaaattaattgacTGTACCAAATTACGTTGGTATTATATTAACAATCTACATTATTTTATAGAGAGCGGGGAGAATTCTCGACTCATTGGACAACTGAACCGACCTAACTCACGCGTTGCAAAATATATGGTTTATTTTCAGGTTTTGTGAAGGAGCAGGCTAAGATTACATATATGCATAACCCTGGTGTGATTAGGGTTTATGGACAAAGACCTCTCGACAACAACAAATGGAGCCGTTTCGACCAAACATTTCCGGTTCAACATAATTGCGA
This region of Malus domestica chromosome 07, GDT2T_hap1 genomic DNA includes:
- the LOC103420577 gene encoding inactive protein RESTRICTED TEV MOVEMENT 2, producing MSMGHREGEMPMGHRPPGGSSDANTRPRQSHRPIYEDFQPYFELKEEQEAHIVQVHLPGFKKEQARITYMYNHGVIRVHGQRPLDNNTWSRFDQTFPVQHNCDATKIHAKFSNGILTITIPKKFITWTATAEPVATTVKPKPHKVQEDPIPSKPSLTTPAGPPTDTSSDTKGREVISQTAADSAQGEQQRGKTSAQEAAAAAALKTEKATFTARDEKEMDDKNGRPPLAPPKGTAAETKAQEDKEVEKRLIPLTSPETSKAETKSEEGGQDGKRGKASVESVYRTGVENKDQKKAKGKAEDEGSIAAHVMAAANEGMKNLGSRMNDEEKKMLINMGAAILVLIALGASASYSL